AAAGAAAAGAAGGCTCTGCCACCACCGCCAAAACCTAAAGCGGTGGCTGCGCCCTCTCCACCGGCCTCCGATTCGGGAGAACCTGCCGCCCCTAAAAAGCGCGGCCGGCCACCCCGAAAAAAGCCGGTCAGCCCGGACGAAGCCCCTCAGAATTCGTAAATGCAAAACCCGGCCCCCTTCCAGCCGGGTTTTGTTATTCTTACCTATTTCCCTTACGCTATGAACTCGGCTAATCCCACCCATACTAACCGCCTGGCCCAGGAATCGAGCCCCTATTTGCTGCAGCATGCTCACAACCCGGTAAACTGGTACCCGTGGGGTGAGGAAGCCCTCACCAGGGCCCGCACGGAACAAAAGCCCATCATTGTAAGCATAGGGTACGCGGCCTGCCACTGGTGCCACGTCATGGAGCGGGAGTCGTTTGAGAATGCGCGCATTGCGGAGGTGATGAACCAGCATTTTGTGTGCATTAAGGTAGACCGGGAAGAGCGCCCCGATGTGGACCAGGTATATATGGATGCCCTACACACCATGGGGCTGCAGGGCGGCTGGCCCTTAAATGTGTTTCTCAACCCCGAAGCCAAGCCCTTTTACGGCGGCACCTATTTCCCGCCCCGCAACTGGACGCAGCTGCTGGAAAGCATCGGGCAGGCTTATAAAAGCGACCAGCGCAAGGAGCTGGACGCCTCCGCCGAGCAGTTTGCGCAGGTGCTGCAAGCCAGCGACCTGGACAAATACCGCATTCCGCAAGCTGCCGAAGGCTTATCCGATGAGCAGTTTAAGCTGCTGGTGTATAACCTGGCGAAGAACTTCGACCGGGAGCGGGGCGGCATGAACCGCGCCCCCAAGTTTCCCATGCCCAGCATCTGGCGCTTTCTGCTGCGCACCCACCAGCTCACCGGCAGCCAAGCCGTGCTGGACCAAACCCTGCTCACGCTCCGGGAACTGGCCTGGGGCGGCATCTACGACCAGGCTGGCGGCGGTTTTGCCCGCTATTCCGTGGATGCCGAATGGCTGGTGCCCCACTTCGAGAAGATGCTCTATGATAACGGGCAGCTGGTGAGCCTTTACGCCGAAGCCTACCAGGTAACACAGGACGTGCTTTTTCGGGAGGTAGTGTACGATACCATCCACTTCGTGCAACGGGAGCTGATGAGCCCGGAAGGCGGCTTCTACTCCTCGCTTGATGCTGATAGCGAAGGCGAAGAAGGCAAGTTCTACGTCTTCACCAAAGACGAGCTGCGCGAAATTCTGGGCGACGAAGAACCCTTGGCTTCGGATTACTACAACTGCACGGCCCTCGGCAACTGGGAACACGGCCGCAATATTCTGCACCGCCGCCAGTCCGACGCCGAATTTGCCCAGGCCCACCAGCTCACGCCGGGCGTGCTGGCTGATATGGTGCGGGGCTGGAAGCAGAAGCTGATGGCCGTGCGCGAAACGCGCATCCGTCCCGGGCTAGACGATAAAATCCTGACCGGCTGGAATGCTTTGATGCTGCAGGGGCTGATAGATGCCTACCGGGCCTTTGGGGAAACTGAGTTTCTGGGCCTGGCGCTCCGCAACGCGCAGTTCATTCAGCAAAACCTCCGCCATGGTGCCGGGCTGTTCCGCAACTACAAAAATGGCCGGGCTACTATCAGTGCGTTTCTGGAAGATTATGCTCTTGTCATCAAGGCCTTCATCAGCCTTTACGAAGCAACCTTTGATGAAAGCTGGCTGCGCGAAGCGGAACAGCTCACGGAATACACGCTGACCAACTTCTTCGACCCTACTGAAGAGCAGTTTTTCTATACCGATGCCACCGGCGAAGCGCTTATTGCCCGCAAAAAGGAGCTATTTGACAATGTAATTCCCGCCTCCAACTCCCTGATGGCCC
The Hymenobacter sp. DG25B genome window above contains:
- a CDS encoding thioredoxin domain-containing protein, whose protein sequence is MNSANPTHTNRLAQESSPYLLQHAHNPVNWYPWGEEALTRARTEQKPIIVSIGYAACHWCHVMERESFENARIAEVMNQHFVCIKVDREERPDVDQVYMDALHTMGLQGGWPLNVFLNPEAKPFYGGTYFPPRNWTQLLESIGQAYKSDQRKELDASAEQFAQVLQASDLDKYRIPQAAEGLSDEQFKLLVYNLAKNFDRERGGMNRAPKFPMPSIWRFLLRTHQLTGSQAVLDQTLLTLRELAWGGIYDQAGGGFARYSVDAEWLVPHFEKMLYDNGQLVSLYAEAYQVTQDVLFREVVYDTIHFVQRELMSPEGGFYSSLDADSEGEEGKFYVFTKDELREILGDEEPLASDYYNCTALGNWEHGRNILHRRQSDAEFAQAHQLTPGVLADMVRGWKQKLMAVRETRIRPGLDDKILTGWNALMLQGLIDAYRAFGETEFLGLALRNAQFIQQNLRHGAGLFRNYKNGRATISAFLEDYALVIKAFISLYEATFDESWLREAEQLTEYTLTNFFDPTEEQFFYTDATGEALIARKKELFDNVIPASNSLMAHNLHRLGLHLDNARYTELAAAMLRRVQDLVVREPQHLTNWASLYAALLRPTAELVVVGPEAEVRRQELSRHYLPNAVLAGAKHSSSLPLLQGRTARNGETTLYLCFNRACQLPVHTVAELLAQL